In Edaphobacter paludis, a single window of DNA contains:
- the purH gene encoding bifunctional phosphoribosylaminoimidazolecarboxamide formyltransferase/IMP cyclohydrolase, which yields MIEHSSASNSAAPADLRPIRRALLSVTDKTGLVDFARALASFNVDLVSTGGTARALREAGLPVRDISDLTGFPEMLDGRVKTLHPKVHGGILHIRDNAEHQASVKEHAIEPIDMVVVNLYAFEKTSQKPGVAFADVIENIDIGGPSMVRSAAKNFGDVAIVTSAGDYGSLTEELKANGGSLSRATRWRLAKQAFAVTAAYDAGIATALESIEEPGGAAVFSTELPQVIRIIEPLEKTLRYGENPHQKAALYVDGSGKGVAGAKQLQGKELSYNNIVDLDACWELVSEFDETAVAIIKHTNPCGASTGSTVLEAYKRALEADPVSAFGGVIGINREVDAEAAEEIAKLFVEAIVAPSFTPEALERFAVKKNLRLVQITPADTPRMLKQVSGGLLVQDADRLRVTEAELKMVTERKPTAEELRALLFAWSICKYVKSNAIVYARFADGHGQTVGIGAGQMSRVDAARFGAMKAVLPLAGTVAASDAFFPFADGLETVAKAGATAVIQPGGSVRDAEVIEAANRLGVAMAFTGVRHFRHG from the coding sequence ATGATTGAACATTCTTCCGCTTCCAACTCAGCCGCTCCTGCCGATCTTCGGCCCATTCGCCGTGCTCTTTTGTCCGTGACGGACAAGACCGGCCTTGTCGATTTTGCCCGTGCGCTCGCCTCGTTCAACGTAGACCTTGTCTCGACGGGAGGGACTGCTCGCGCCCTGCGTGAGGCTGGGTTGCCAGTGCGGGATATCAGCGACCTGACCGGCTTTCCGGAGATGCTGGATGGCCGCGTGAAGACCCTGCACCCGAAGGTGCATGGCGGCATTCTGCATATCCGCGACAATGCGGAGCATCAGGCTTCGGTGAAGGAACATGCGATTGAGCCGATCGATATGGTGGTGGTGAATCTGTATGCCTTCGAGAAGACTTCGCAGAAGCCGGGTGTGGCGTTTGCCGATGTGATTGAGAATATCGATATTGGCGGACCTTCGATGGTGCGCTCGGCGGCGAAAAACTTTGGCGATGTCGCTATTGTGACCTCGGCGGGTGATTACGGCTCGCTGACGGAGGAGTTGAAGGCGAATGGGGGGAGCTTGAGCCGGGCCACTCGCTGGCGGTTGGCGAAGCAGGCCTTTGCGGTTACGGCTGCTTATGATGCGGGGATTGCTACGGCGCTCGAGAGCATCGAGGAACCGGGTGGGGCGGCGGTGTTTTCGACAGAATTGCCGCAGGTAATTCGGATTATTGAGCCGCTGGAGAAGACGCTTCGTTATGGCGAGAACCCGCACCAGAAGGCTGCGCTCTATGTCGATGGCAGCGGCAAGGGCGTCGCGGGGGCGAAGCAGTTGCAGGGTAAGGAGCTTAGCTACAACAACATCGTCGATCTGGATGCCTGCTGGGAGTTGGTAAGCGAATTCGACGAGACAGCAGTGGCGATCATCAAGCACACCAATCCTTGTGGGGCTTCGACCGGGTCTACAGTGTTGGAGGCTTACAAGCGGGCTCTCGAGGCTGATCCGGTTTCGGCGTTCGGCGGCGTGATCGGGATCAATCGCGAGGTGGATGCCGAGGCCGCGGAGGAGATTGCCAAGCTATTTGTCGAGGCGATTGTTGCTCCGTCATTTACGCCTGAGGCTCTGGAACGCTTTGCGGTCAAGAAGAACCTGCGCCTGGTGCAGATTACTCCCGCGGATACGCCTCGGATGCTGAAGCAGGTTTCGGGCGGACTGCTGGTGCAGGATGCTGACCGTCTGCGGGTCACGGAAGCTGAGTTGAAGATGGTGACTGAGCGGAAGCCCACGGCAGAAGAGTTGCGGGCGCTGCTGTTTGCGTGGAGTATCTGTAAGTATGTGAAATCGAACGCGATAGTGTATGCGCGTTTTGCCGATGGCCACGGACAGACGGTCGGGATTGGCGCCGGACAGATGAGCCGGGTCGATGCGGCGCGGTTTGGAGCGATGAAGGCCGTGCTTCCTCTGGCTGGAACGGTCGCGGCTTCGGATGCCTTTTTCCCGTTTGCCGATGGTTTGGAGACGGTTGCCAAGGCAGGAGCTACGGCGGTGATTCAGCCGGGCGGGTCGGTCCGGGATGCCGAAGTCATCGAAGCCGCAAACCGGCTGGGGGTGGCGATGGCCTTTACCGGGGTCCGGCACTTCCGGCACGGATGA
- a CDS encoding dihydroorotate dehydrogenase, whose product MSTAAHSKGPDMRVSFAGVELRSPVIAASGTFGYGIEFEEIVSLDRIGAFVTKGLSREPMAGNTAPRIIETAAGMINAIGLQNMGVRPFIAEKLPKLRKLAGVVVIANVFGFTIEDCLEVIGALNDAEGIAMYELNASCPNTSHGGMVFGTDPALLYELTARCKAAAKRPLMVKLSPNVTSIGQMAKMAEDAGADAVSLVNTFVSLAIDVETRKPRIANVTGGLSGPAIKPIAVRMVNEVSRAVKIPVVGMGGIVRAEDAVEFMLAGATAVQVGTASYADPRAVENIANGLKRWCAGHGMAQVASLTGAALL is encoded by the coding sequence ATGAGTACCGCAGCACACAGTAAAGGGCCGGATATGCGGGTGAGCTTTGCGGGGGTAGAGTTGCGTTCGCCAGTGATTGCGGCGAGCGGGACGTTCGGATATGGCATTGAGTTCGAGGAGATCGTTTCGCTCGACCGCATTGGCGCGTTTGTGACCAAGGGTCTGTCGCGGGAGCCGATGGCAGGCAATACCGCTCCGCGAATTATCGAGACCGCGGCAGGGATGATCAACGCGATTGGATTACAGAATATGGGGGTGCGTCCGTTTATCGCGGAGAAGCTGCCTAAGCTGCGGAAGCTCGCAGGCGTCGTGGTGATCGCGAATGTCTTCGGATTCACGATTGAGGATTGTCTCGAGGTGATCGGGGCCCTGAATGACGCCGAGGGCATCGCGATGTATGAGCTGAATGCGAGCTGCCCAAATACGAGCCATGGGGGGATGGTGTTTGGCACCGATCCTGCACTCCTGTATGAGCTGACGGCGCGTTGCAAGGCGGCGGCGAAACGGCCACTGATGGTGAAGCTGTCGCCAAATGTGACCAGCATTGGACAGATGGCCAAAATGGCAGAGGATGCCGGAGCGGATGCCGTCTCGCTGGTGAACACGTTTGTCTCGCTGGCCATCGATGTGGAGACGCGGAAACCAAGAATCGCCAACGTCACGGGCGGCCTTTCGGGGCCGGCGATCAAGCCGATTGCAGTGAGGATGGTGAATGAGGTTTCGCGGGCGGTGAAGATCCCGGTAGTGGGAATGGGCGGCATTGTGCGGGCGGAAGATGCGGTGGAGTTTATGCTGGCCGGGGCGACGGCGGTGCAGGTCGGCACCGCAAGCTATGCCGATCCGAGAGCGGTAGAAAACATTGCCAATGGGCTGAAACGCTGGTGCGCGGGGCATGGTATGGCGCAGGTGGCATCGTTGACTGGGGCGGCGCTGCTGTAA
- a CDS encoding GH92 family glycosyl hydrolase, with protein sequence MATTASSLAAAGPADRASYVNPLIGTANGGNVFPGATMPFGMVQFSPEATPVNLKRMIAAPGGYEYRADRIRGFSLTNVEGWGCAGGSGDVPLMPITDAVEKSPSLDFRHAYSAAFSHADEKAEPGSYRVKLGNGVEVDLAAATRMGVAAFRFPDGKPARVLVRTSDSEVGSTAAQTSIDTATETVTGSVTSGNFCGYIGTEDRRSYYTLHFVARFDRPVTETGAWKDDKVSLGETTAEGGTGFGTKGFPEAGHGSGVWLGFGTGGVVRVRIGISYVSEANAKANLDAESRGGATYEQVAARARAAWNKRLNQIEIEGGTEEQKTVFTTALYHALMTPTTYSDVNGEYTGMDGKVNRVAAPQTVQYANFSGWDVYRSQFQLLTWLDAKQGSDIAQSLYNQSVQDGGRWDRWTHLGGATHVMNGDPAAAAVADIWAFGGRRFDAKAALASLVRAADVPTKEDLSHDGCPVECVGQRPGLDQWLKLHYIPVGAPAWGPAADTLEDVSAEFGISALAGHLGDESVRQRFAVRAQYWKNIWNPNAAPDGGYFMNRNADGSWPAVQQDDDDDNDQKPHAFTPATGAGFVEGSAAQYVWMVPFNVAGLFEQMGGRDKAVARLDRFFYDDKGAPAVTKCGPLHAELDNEPSIETPWLYDFAGQPWKTQQLVRQVLNTIWKNAPNGIPGNDDLGEMSSWAVFASMGIYPEIPGRAELVLGSPVFSTAIIHRTEGDIRILSKSAAADRFYIRGILVNGKASSKTWLPESFALKGGTLEFDLGDTPDKSWGVNRGDEPPSFGAE encoded by the coding sequence ATGGCAACAACGGCATCATCTCTGGCCGCGGCCGGTCCCGCGGATCGAGCTTCTTATGTGAATCCGCTGATCGGGACCGCCAATGGCGGCAATGTATTTCCTGGAGCGACGATGCCGTTTGGGATGGTGCAGTTCAGCCCCGAGGCGACGCCGGTCAACTTGAAGCGCATGATCGCCGCGCCCGGCGGCTATGAGTATCGCGCTGACAGGATACGAGGCTTCAGCCTGACTAATGTGGAGGGTTGGGGATGCGCGGGTGGCTCAGGCGATGTACCGTTGATGCCGATTACGGATGCAGTCGAGAAGTCGCCGTCTCTGGATTTTCGCCACGCTTATTCTGCGGCATTCAGCCATGCGGATGAAAAGGCAGAGCCGGGTTCCTATCGGGTGAAACTGGGCAATGGCGTGGAAGTCGACCTTGCCGCAGCGACGCGGATGGGCGTTGCGGCCTTCCGGTTTCCCGATGGCAAGCCGGCACGAGTGCTGGTGCGAACTTCTGATTCGGAGGTAGGGTCTACTGCGGCGCAGACCAGCATCGACACTGCGACTGAAACTGTTACAGGATCGGTGACCAGTGGCAACTTCTGCGGATACATCGGTACGGAAGATCGTCGCTCCTACTACACGCTCCATTTCGTGGCGCGGTTCGATCGGCCGGTGACGGAGACGGGTGCATGGAAAGATGACAAAGTGAGCTTGGGAGAAACGACAGCAGAAGGTGGCACGGGATTTGGGACGAAGGGATTCCCGGAGGCCGGTCACGGCTCTGGCGTGTGGTTGGGCTTTGGCACGGGCGGCGTGGTGCGAGTGCGGATTGGGATCTCCTATGTAAGCGAGGCGAATGCGAAGGCGAATCTCGATGCGGAGAGCCGCGGCGGCGCAACCTACGAACAGGTGGCCGCGCGGGCACGAGCAGCTTGGAATAAACGACTGAATCAGATCGAGATTGAAGGCGGTACGGAGGAGCAAAAAACCGTATTCACGACCGCTCTCTACCACGCCCTGATGACGCCAACCACTTACAGCGACGTGAACGGCGAGTATACGGGCATGGATGGCAAGGTCAACCGAGTGGCTGCGCCGCAGACCGTGCAGTATGCCAACTTTTCGGGATGGGATGTGTATCGATCACAGTTTCAATTGCTGACCTGGCTGGATGCGAAGCAAGGGAGCGATATTGCGCAGAGCCTGTACAACCAGTCGGTGCAGGATGGCGGACGATGGGATCGCTGGACCCACTTGGGCGGGGCGACGCATGTGATGAACGGCGACCCGGCAGCGGCAGCGGTGGCGGATATATGGGCGTTTGGCGGACGACGGTTTGATGCGAAGGCTGCGTTGGCTTCTTTGGTGCGGGCGGCCGACGTTCCGACCAAGGAAGATTTAAGCCACGACGGATGCCCGGTGGAGTGCGTGGGCCAGCGGCCTGGACTCGATCAGTGGTTGAAGCTGCACTACATCCCTGTTGGCGCTCCGGCGTGGGGACCGGCGGCTGACACGCTGGAGGATGTATCGGCGGAGTTTGGTATCTCGGCGCTGGCAGGACATCTTGGCGATGAAAGCGTGCGCCAGCGGTTCGCGGTGAGGGCGCAGTATTGGAAGAATATCTGGAACCCGAATGCCGCTCCGGACGGCGGTTACTTTATGAACCGCAATGCGGATGGAAGCTGGCCTGCCGTGCAGCAGGACGATGACGATGACAACGACCAGAAGCCGCATGCCTTTACACCAGCGACCGGCGCTGGATTTGTAGAGGGCAGCGCTGCGCAGTATGTGTGGATGGTGCCGTTCAACGTTGCCGGGCTGTTCGAACAGATGGGTGGCCGCGACAAGGCCGTCGCGCGGCTCGATCGGTTTTTCTATGACGACAAGGGAGCGCCGGCGGTGACCAAGTGCGGCCCGCTTCATGCGGAGCTGGATAATGAGCCGTCGATTGAGACGCCATGGCTCTATGACTTCGCCGGACAGCCCTGGAAGACGCAGCAACTGGTGCGACAGGTGCTCAACACGATATGGAAGAATGCGCCGAACGGCATTCCCGGTAACGACGATCTCGGAGAGATGTCGTCCTGGGCCGTATTTGCTTCGATGGGGATTTATCCCGAGATACCGGGCAGGGCTGAGCTTGTGCTCGGGAGCCCTGTCTTCTCAACAGCGATCATTCATCGAACCGAAGGAGATATTCGGATACTGTCCAAGTCCGCTGCGGCTGACAGGTTTTATATCCGTGGCATTCTGGTAAATGGAAAAGCCAGTTCAAAGACCTGGCTGCCGGAGAGCTTCGCGCTCAAAGGGGGAACGCTTGAATTCGATCTGGGTGATACACCGGATAAGAGCTGGGGCGTGAACCGCGGCGACGAGCCACCATCTTTCGGAGCCGAGTAA
- a CDS encoding glycoside hydrolase family 3 C-terminal domain-containing protein, translating to MQKKSLGIFVSILAVTLVPAFAQQQKPYPFRDTSLPAEKRIDNILSLMTTDEKIDCLSTDTAVPRLGIPSFGSSEGIHGVVQRERIGGPYAQAAIPTTQFPQPPGMGETWDPAIVRQAAGVEGHEARFISQTAKYHHPILMLWGPQADLARDPRWGRSEEVYGEDPFFNGTMVTAFVHGLQGDDPHYWQAASLLKHFLANSNEKDRTKTSSNFDDRLFWEYYSVPFRMGFLDGGAKAVMASYNAWNGTHMAVNPVLKNIVVKQWGVDILSSDGGAVKALVKDSKTYPNQQAAVVACLKAGINQFLDTYKYETRAALKDGSITTADLDELLRPKFRITLKLGLLDPPSMVPYSNVKDSPEPWTTEADTSVSQKIALESVVLLKNESATLPLNKQTLKSIAVIGPLANSVHWDWYGGTPPYTVTPLEGIQKIVGPQTKVIYAADETNNAAVNAARKAEVAVVVVGNDPTCGPDMAHDWTGNGTLPCTVPSNGREGRDRDSIDLGQQEQLVKQVYEVNPHTIVVLVSSFPFAINWTQANVPAILHMAHSSQDEGTAIAKVLFGDYNPGGHLVTTWPKSVDQLPAMMDYNIRDGRTYMYFKGEPLYPFGYGLSYTTFKFSNLKPSATHVTKDGHITVSVDVTNTGTRTGDEVVQLYVQHLKSKVERPREELKGFQRVTLQPNETKTIQIPLEAANLAYWNEKQSKFDVESEPVKLMVGDSSADIKLNTTVQIN from the coding sequence ATGCAAAAGAAATCGCTCGGAATCTTCGTCAGCATCCTCGCCGTCACGCTTGTCCCAGCCTTCGCGCAGCAGCAGAAGCCTTACCCATTCCGCGACACTTCACTTCCTGCCGAAAAGCGCATCGACAACATTCTTTCGCTGATGACCACCGATGAAAAAATCGATTGCCTCAGCACCGATACCGCCGTCCCGCGCCTCGGCATCCCCAGCTTTGGCAGCTCTGAGGGCATCCACGGTGTTGTTCAGCGCGAGCGCATTGGCGGTCCATATGCCCAGGCGGCCATTCCCACCACGCAGTTCCCGCAGCCTCCCGGCATGGGTGAGACCTGGGACCCAGCGATCGTCCGGCAGGCGGCTGGAGTCGAAGGTCACGAGGCGCGCTTCATCTCGCAGACCGCAAAATATCATCACCCCATCCTCATGCTCTGGGGTCCGCAGGCCGACCTCGCCCGCGATCCACGCTGGGGTCGCAGCGAAGAGGTCTACGGCGAAGATCCTTTCTTCAATGGAACCATGGTCACCGCCTTTGTCCACGGCCTTCAGGGCGACGACCCCCATTACTGGCAGGCCGCCTCGCTGCTCAAGCACTTCCTCGCCAACAGCAACGAGAAGGACCGCACCAAAACCTCCTCCAACTTCGACGACCGGCTCTTCTGGGAGTACTACTCCGTCCCCTTCCGCATGGGCTTTCTCGACGGCGGAGCCAAAGCCGTCATGGCCTCCTACAACGCCTGGAACGGCACTCACATGGCCGTCAATCCGGTCCTCAAAAACATCGTCGTTAAACAATGGGGTGTAGACATCCTCTCCAGTGACGGCGGTGCAGTTAAAGCCCTCGTCAAAGACTCCAAGACCTATCCCAACCAGCAAGCCGCCGTCGTAGCCTGCCTCAAGGCCGGTATCAATCAGTTCCTCGACACCTACAAATACGAGACCCGTGCCGCGCTCAAAGATGGCTCCATCACCACCGCCGATCTCGACGAACTTCTGCGCCCCAAGTTCCGCATCACTCTCAAGCTTGGCCTGCTCGATCCGCCATCGATGGTTCCCTACTCAAACGTGAAGGACTCACCCGAGCCCTGGACCACTGAAGCGGACACGTCGGTCTCCCAAAAGATCGCGCTGGAATCGGTAGTTCTCCTCAAGAACGAAAGCGCCACTCTCCCGCTTAATAAGCAGACCCTCAAGTCCATTGCCGTCATCGGCCCGCTCGCTAACTCTGTTCACTGGGATTGGTATGGAGGCACGCCTCCCTACACCGTCACGCCACTCGAAGGCATCCAGAAGATCGTCGGCCCTCAGACCAAAGTCATCTACGCTGCCGACGAAACCAACAACGCCGCCGTCAATGCTGCACGCAAAGCTGAGGTTGCCGTAGTCGTCGTCGGCAACGACCCCACCTGCGGCCCCGACATGGCCCACGACTGGACCGGCAACGGCACGTTGCCCTGCACTGTCCCCAGCAACGGACGCGAAGGCCGCGACCGCGACAGCATCGACCTCGGTCAGCAGGAGCAACTCGTCAAGCAGGTCTACGAAGTCAACCCGCACACTATCGTTGTTCTTGTCTCCAGTTTCCCGTTCGCAATCAACTGGACCCAGGCCAACGTTCCCGCCATCCTCCACATGGCGCACTCCTCGCAGGACGAGGGCACAGCCATCGCGAAGGTCCTCTTCGGCGACTACAACCCCGGCGGCCATCTCGTCACCACCTGGCCTAAATCCGTAGACCAACTCCCCGCGATGATGGACTACAACATCCGCGATGGGCGCACCTACATGTACTTCAAAGGGGAGCCGCTCTATCCCTTCGGCTATGGTCTGAGCTACACCACCTTCAAATTCTCGAACCTCAAGCCCAGCGCCACACACGTCACAAAAGATGGCCACATTACCGTCTCGGTCGACGTCACCAACACGGGCACGCGTACCGGAGACGAGGTCGTCCAACTCTACGTGCAACATCTGAAATCAAAGGTCGAACGTCCCCGCGAGGAACTAAAGGGCTTCCAGCGCGTCACCCTGCAGCCCAACGAAACCAAGACCATCCAGATCCCGCTCGAAGCTGCAAATCTCGCTTACTGGAATGAGAAGCAATCAAAGTTCGACGTCGAATCCGAACCGGTCAAACTCATGGTCGGCGACTCCTCGGCCGACATCAAGCTCAACACTACGGTCCAAATTAACTAG
- a CDS encoding glycosyltransferase family 39 protein produces MTRPRTDLRSVLWLCLAFAGIKLAIQIVGNILAQHAGYGIFRDELYYLVCGQRLAFGYVDQPPLVALQARLTELLFGHDHMWSLRLLSALAGAAKVFLTGLLAWALGGSRRAAALAMLGVLSAGVYLGIDGFLSMNSFDPVFWMLCVLALIRITQAGSEKEIRNWWLVFGASAGLSFENKDSVAFFLIAMLVALLLTPQRRILASRWMAAALGIMLLIALPNFLWQATHHFPTIEFLHNVQVSGKNTKLPPLQFILQQIMMLTPQNVLLWGTGVLWLLLARAARPVRFLGFFFLVFFGLMLTLHGKDYYLAPAYPVFFAAGAVAWMVWAAQKAWRNAVVLVFVAVEVIGLFVFLPFSIPVLPPMQYLAYAKKLHYRSANSETQEEEPLLPQFYADRFGWSDLVEEVARVYHSLPPQEQAVTGIYAQNYGEAGAIDILGRQYDLPMSISGHQNYWLWGPRGYTGKEMILISSASVDEAQQVYTSCKVAGKVDNPLSMPYERRRILLCYGRKTTYQSDWKNQKHYH; encoded by the coding sequence ATGACTCGACCCCGCACCGATCTGCGCTCTGTTCTCTGGCTTTGCCTCGCATTCGCGGGGATAAAGCTTGCCATTCAGATTGTCGGTAATATTCTGGCGCAACATGCGGGCTACGGGATCTTTCGTGACGAATTGTATTACCTTGTCTGCGGACAGCGCCTTGCGTTTGGCTATGTCGACCAGCCTCCGCTGGTGGCGCTGCAGGCTCGGCTGACGGAGCTGCTCTTCGGCCACGACCATATGTGGTCGCTACGGCTTTTGTCCGCGCTTGCCGGAGCAGCCAAAGTATTTCTTACCGGCCTGCTAGCTTGGGCGCTCGGCGGTAGCCGGCGAGCGGCTGCGCTGGCCATGCTGGGTGTGCTCAGTGCGGGAGTCTATCTCGGCATCGACGGCTTCCTTTCGATGAACTCCTTCGACCCGGTGTTTTGGATGCTTTGCGTGCTTGCACTGATTCGCATTACGCAGGCGGGGTCGGAGAAAGAAATTCGTAACTGGTGGCTGGTCTTTGGCGCAAGTGCGGGACTCTCGTTTGAGAACAAGGATTCCGTTGCCTTCTTTCTGATCGCCATGCTGGTGGCCCTTTTGCTTACACCGCAGCGGCGCATCTTGGCCAGCCGGTGGATGGCGGCAGCGCTTGGGATCATGCTGCTGATTGCGCTGCCTAACTTCCTCTGGCAGGCGACACATCATTTTCCGACGATAGAGTTCCTGCACAATGTTCAGGTCTCGGGAAAGAATACGAAACTTCCGCCGTTACAATTTATTTTGCAGCAGATCATGATGCTTACACCGCAAAATGTGTTGTTGTGGGGCACGGGTGTTCTTTGGCTGCTGTTAGCACGCGCGGCGCGACCGGTGCGGTTTCTGGGCTTCTTCTTCCTGGTCTTCTTTGGACTGATGCTCACGCTGCATGGCAAAGACTATTATCTTGCGCCTGCTTATCCTGTTTTCTTTGCCGCGGGTGCGGTGGCGTGGATGGTATGGGCCGCACAGAAGGCGTGGCGCAATGCGGTGGTGCTTGTCTTTGTTGCCGTAGAAGTGATTGGTCTCTTCGTATTTCTTCCGTTTTCTATACCCGTGCTGCCGCCGATGCAATATCTTGCCTATGCCAAGAAGCTGCACTATCGCTCTGCGAATTCGGAGACGCAGGAAGAAGAGCCGCTGCTGCCGCAGTTTTATGCGGACCGCTTTGGGTGGAGCGATCTTGTTGAAGAGGTAGCGCGCGTCTACCACTCGCTGCCGCCGCAGGAGCAGGCTGTGACCGGCATTTATGCGCAGAACTATGGAGAAGCAGGGGCCATCGATATTCTTGGACGCCAATACGATTTGCCGATGAGCATCAGCGGACACCAGAACTATTGGCTGTGGGGCCCGCGAGGCTATACCGGCAAAGAGATGATTCTCATCTCCAGCGCAAGCGTCGATGAGGCACAGCAGGTCTATACCTCCTGCAAGGTTGCAGGTAAAGTCGACAATCCTCTCTCGATGCCTTACGAGCGCAGACGCATTCTTCTTTGTTACGGCAGAAAAACAACCTATCAGTCGGACTGGAAGAACCAGAAGCACTATCACTGA
- a CDS encoding YncE family protein, whose protein sequence is MPTPRRFQLSSRCLAVAAIALLAACSGCRRNGFPDVPAGYHEFAYVSNGGSNTVTVLDLVYLRQDRTLRVGDGPTGLAVNPVRNEVYVVNTKSDSVSVIDAETNLVVATIPVHRQPYFISVDDTGHRAYVANSGSNTVSVIDLDQRREIALAGTGEQPGLARISPDNRTLLVTNRGSGSVSIYDVAPYEKSPADRTHILHFRSTFNGCPGATDAVILPDSSKAFVACSGGHQVMAVSLAAAPGSWNAKQNPSLLTDHLLTLLDVGDTPVNLALKPDGGEIFVSNFDSDSISEIDTWNNQVGWTQAIGNKPTHGIVSRDNSSLWVSNFGADSLSLYSIDDGRVASSVHTGSEPDALAFSADEHLLLAADAHSGDVSVIRTQDKTGPTLFTILPAGSMPNAIVTKAFKLKP, encoded by the coding sequence GTGCCAACCCCCCGCCGTTTCCAACTCTCATCCCGTTGTCTCGCCGTAGCCGCCATCGCGCTCCTCGCCGCCTGCTCCGGCTGCCGCCGCAACGGCTTCCCCGACGTCCCTGCCGGATACCACGAGTTCGCTTACGTCAGCAACGGCGGCTCCAACACCGTCACCGTGCTCGACCTCGTCTATCTCCGCCAGGACCGCACCCTCCGCGTCGGCGACGGCCCCACCGGCCTCGCCGTCAACCCCGTCCGCAACGAGGTCTACGTCGTCAACACCAAGTCCGACAGCGTCTCCGTCATCGACGCCGAAACCAACCTCGTCGTAGCCACTATCCCCGTCCATCGTCAGCCATACTTCATCAGCGTCGACGACACCGGCCACCGCGCCTACGTCGCCAACTCCGGCTCCAACACCGTCAGCGTCATCGACCTCGACCAGCGCCGCGAGATCGCCCTCGCCGGCACCGGCGAGCAGCCCGGCCTCGCCCGCATCTCGCCCGACAACCGCACCCTCCTCGTCACCAACCGCGGCAGCGGCAGCGTATCTATTTACGATGTCGCGCCTTATGAGAAATCTCCCGCCGACCGCACCCACATCCTCCACTTCCGCTCCACATTCAACGGTTGTCCCGGAGCCACCGACGCTGTCATCCTACCCGACTCCTCCAAGGCCTTCGTCGCCTGCTCCGGAGGCCATCAGGTCATGGCCGTCAGCCTCGCCGCCGCCCCCGGCTCCTGGAACGCAAAGCAGAACCCGTCCCTGCTCACCGATCATCTGCTCACCCTGCTCGACGTCGGCGACACCCCCGTCAACCTCGCCCTCAAGCCCGACGGCGGCGAGATCTTCGTCTCCAACTTCGACTCCGACAGCATCTCCGAGATCGACACCTGGAACAACCAGGTCGGCTGGACCCAGGCCATCGGCAACAAGCCCACCCACGGCATCGTCAGCCGCGACAACAGCTCCCTCTGGGTCTCCAACTTCGGCGCCGACTCCCTCAGCCTCTACAGCATCGACGACGGTCGCGTTGCCAGCAGCGTCCACACCGGCTCCGAGCCCGACGCCCTTGCTTTCTCCGCCGACGAGCATCTCCTCCTCGCCGCCGATGCCCACTCCGGCGACGTCTCCGTCATCCGCACCCAGGACAAGACCGGCCCCACCCTCTTCACCATTCTCCCCGCCGGAAGCATGCCCAACGCCATCGTCACCAAAGCCTTCAAACTAAAACCCTGA
- the ccsA gene encoding cytochrome c biogenesis protein CcsA has protein sequence MSRSSILRTVGWLWFLASLVVLVIGFREAIFLVPTDAAQGDAGRIFYYHVPSSMLSLIFPYINFLASLAYLYWRRRDPLKALTSDALALAAAEVTVVYASICLITGSIWGRATWGIWWTWDPRLTSMLLLWLLYVSYLMLRRFSSSGQSQTLAAVLSVFAAVDVPIVYMSIRWWRTQHPAPVFGGGPDSGIDPSMMPAFVWNIIAWAMWGIFILGFRFALERRRQIAEQDAALSAIEASLEPAQ, from the coding sequence CGGCTTCCGCGAGGCCATCTTCCTCGTGCCCACCGATGCGGCACAGGGAGATGCCGGGCGAATCTTCTACTATCACGTCCCCAGCTCGATGCTGAGCCTGATCTTCCCCTACATCAACTTCCTGGCCTCGCTCGCCTATCTCTACTGGCGCCGGCGCGACCCCCTCAAGGCCCTCACCTCCGACGCCCTCGCCCTTGCTGCCGCCGAAGTCACGGTCGTTTACGCCAGCATCTGTCTTATCACCGGCAGCATCTGGGGCCGCGCCACCTGGGGTATCTGGTGGACCTGGGACCCGCGCCTCACCAGCATGTTGCTGCTCTGGCTCCTCTACGTCAGCTACCTGATGCTCCGCCGCTTCTCCTCGAGCGGCCAAAGCCAGACCCTTGCGGCAGTCCTCTCCGTCTTCGCCGCAGTCGATGTCCCGATCGTCTACATGTCCATCCGCTGGTGGCGCACCCAGCATCCTGCTCCAGTCTTCGGTGGAGGCCCTGACTCTGGCATAGACCCCTCCATGATGCCCGCGTTCGTCTGGAACATCATTGCCTGGGCCATGTGGGGGATCTTCATCCTCGGCTTCCGCTTCGCCCTCGAGCGCCGCCGCCAGATAGCCGAGCAGGACGCAGCCCTCAGCGCCATAGAAGCCTCTCTGGAGCCCGCACAATGA